TCCAAAGTTACACCATTCTCTCCACATATTTTTTGCTCTAGAGAAAGTCTCACTTTATCTCCTAAACCTAAAGGACAAAGAGCTtgtaaggaaaaatatttatcaTATAAAACCACAGCATCATTTTGTGCCTCCACAGGATCAAAGAATTCACCTTGATTTTTCAACTGTTGTTGAAAATTTGTTGCAGCCATCCAAAATTCAAGCAGGTGTCTCTGATCTTCTTGTTCTAAGTATTCCATGAAGTAAAATAAGGCTGTTTCATTACTTAAAATATCGTAGAGTACTATATTCCCACTGGTCAGTACATCTATTTGATATTTACAGTAAAAATCACTCAATAGAAAAGattcaaaatactctttatcCATCATGTTATAAACATGATTTTGTACTTTTGAGAAACAATTTTCCGAGATTAATTTCGTATTATCACAAATATTTTCTATTAAATCCTTTCTTATGTTGTCATTACATTTAATGTTCAAAATGGCTTCCTGTGCTatgtattttttgaatattatgaGAGCATTTCTGGTCAACAAATCCATATCTACAAgatcatttttttctttgaaattcttATAAGATTTTGGACTAATGCTAATATCACTGCTTTCTTTATCACAATTGTGGTTGGGGTTTTTACCTAAATTTGAACCTCTACCTTCTGAAAACTCGCTAGACACACTTGAAATAATAGAGTCAGAATCTGTGCTTACTGATAAACTATCATGCTCTGTAACACTCAATGAAATTGGTGAGGATATTTTTGGGATGTCTACCTTGAAGGTCTCTATATCTAACCAACAAAGGACATAGGCCTCTGATTCTCTTGATTCCATGAATTGGATGAAGTGGTTGACAGCATTCTTGTCCTGTAATATCTCTGGAAGTGTCCTTGCAATTGatgatttcttcaaattcacctCAGTTCCTGTGATATATATTACATATTAATCTTATAATTCCTGAGGTGTGAAGCTCCATTACCTGAGTCTAAAATTTCCTCCGATATTTGTACGTATTCAAAATTTTCCGTCGTCTTTGAAGGTCTGACATATTGTGGAAGGCTTTCGTTATAGTTTGAGCCTAGTAAATTCGTTCCAACACGATTTTTCTGTCCTACAAAATGGTCCGAATTCAATTAATATTAGTTTTCTCTGATTGGAAATCATAAATATTTACCAGATTTCTTCCAAAATTGTAACATTGCTCATATTTGTTCATGCGTTACTTTTAGAACACTTCATAATAATGTTGAAAACTAAATCAGTGAAATGTTAATTCGAAATTAATTATTTCAGTCAGAACAGTTATTTTCAACATTAGATTAGTAGTTTTTCCGATAGAAAAAACGTCAACATATCTTGACTTTTGACATTGGGCTGTCAGTTGTCAAAATATTTAGTTCACGTCGCATTAATAAGGTGTGTTTCACACGtagtgaaaaataattgaatattttttcatgatgtCCATTGTTCACACGGACCAGAATTGTTAATTAGTACTTTTGTAAATATACACAGACAAAAAagattaaaatatataaatagtaataaaaattttattttaaatggaacaaaaACAATAtcatagaaatagaaattttttaacGATTAAAAACAGCGGAAAAATAACAAGAGAGCGTTAAATagctttgaatttttcatcttcTTTAAACCACTGAAAGTAAGAAGTCAATTTGTTGGCCCAATAGCACGACAATTCTTCTATTGTTTCACCCTCTCCCCCGTACTCCGGCggcaaaatttttttatccaaAACTTCAGTCAGAGCATCACTACCGCGATTTACTTCAACACGTCCTCGCATCTTAGCAGTCATGAAACTCTTGACCATTTTCAAAAACACATTTATGTAAGCGGGCACGTTTATGAACAGTATCTTCTGTGGCCTACAGTAATAATTCTGCCACACAGACACCATATCCTTCAACCGAGAAACGGACAATTCGGTGACATTCGAAAGACCAGTGTTCGTAAGGTCTACCACTGTGATGATTCCATAAAGTTGCGCCAGTTCATCTTCCATAGCCAAAACGTCCATGACCATAGATCCGCTTTTCAACACTTGATCCATGTTGTAGATCGAAGGATCTCTTATGGAGGGCCTGATGATGACTACGGGGCAGTTTCCCTGGGGATTTTTCAGCACGAAAAAGGTTCCCATCTTGATGAGGCCCTGGACTTCTGCTGAGAATGGATCGCGGTTGGTGAACAACTGATGCCTTGTCTTCTTCATCCGataaaaatcttctattttcttcTTGGTCTTCGCCAAATCGTATTTGCAACACCTGAGGAAAATCACTATATACTTGTCCTCATTCCTGATGTGAAGGTTCTTGTTTTCTTCAACCCATTTTTTGAGGTGTCTCAGAGACTTGTCCAGACTTTCCTTGTTCTCATTCAGAGATGTTGTTGTGGGGTTTTCAATTTCCAAAGATGAACTAGAATCGTCCGATGTTTCCATGTTAGGTCACTTTGTATCACTCTGTTGATAGGTTAGAATATCATTTCTACCACTCCTATGCAAATTTAGCCTTGTTTTGAATCGATGACATTAAGAAATGAGGGCATTATGCTTTTCTCTGAGAGGAGATACACAATAAATATTGTCAGTACAGTGATTATGTAGGAGACAAAGATCACCTATCAAAACTTCGTTCAGTTTCAGGAATTATCATTtgattatttcatttctcttcaACTGATGATAATGCGTATGAATATATACACATTCAATCCAATATTCCCATTGTGATGGCAGCTGCTGATAAGACCGCAAAAAGTTCATTAGCATTGATTGCGATATTTAACAGAGGCGTCGTTTGAACGGGGTAAAGGGGTATTTCGATATTAAACGgaattcaactttttatttattcaagATTGGAAAAAAGTCAATGGCGGATCCAGCTTTTGGCTCTGGGAAAGGTGTCACGTGTTGTGCCGTTAGAGAATGAgtattttttctatgaaaataagAGTAAGGTGGAGTTTTTTCAGGGGAGGTCATGACGATTTTGAAAGCATTGTCGgttatttcttttttcttcatttcctaTCAAAATGAGCATTTCTGATCAAACTGGGACAATTCAACTATCGAAAGGATGTATAAATGATAGTTGATGGATAGATGGATTACAAGATACCACAAACAAGCTCCTATATTATATGAGATGTGAGAGTGTGGTAGCGAAAGACATGTGTAATATGTAAAACTTTTATTTATATGGGTTATGTACAGACATCGGCTTCATAATATTAAAATACGTTTTTTTTATAAATCgattgaatatttcaataaataaaataaaaacagaaGTGGATGTTAAATGGGATGAGTGTATCTCCTCTCCAAATTAAAGGTTACgaaatatttataaataaatgagattagAAAATGAAATCCTCAAGTTTTGAAATTCTCGGTACGGTATTGTTTTGTTTCAAATCCTATCTATCTTTTCAATAATAATCTCTACATTGTCCCCAACAAAGGTATTGATATCGTAAcggaattataattttttccagtcATTGACAAAAATATCCCGCTCACTTGAAACTGTTGTGAAAATTAAAAGAAATGGATATTTAATTTTATAACCTTCGATAAATTCATAGTCATCAAAAGGCCAGTTAATTATTTAAACTTATCTGCAAATTGCGAAAGAGGTGAAATTGAAGTGTTTTGATTTACTCATTAATCttattcaaattattgaacTTTAACCACTGATTGAGAAGATGAATAGAATTTAAATTTCGATTCAAGGATTCGGTCGAAAAAGAGAGAACCAACCAGTCTTCACTTCATTTTCTGCCTTATACTTTTCATCCTCTGCAAACCATTCCGAATAAGAGATTAATTTTTCACTCCAATACCTCCCCAAATCCTCCAAAGTACCGTTGCTACCCCCATATTCAATCGGTAGAATATCCTCATCCACAAACTTGGCCACAGACGAAAATCCATCATGGCAGACGTGAGTTCTTTGTTTGagtttggcactcatgaaattcTTGAATACGTCCAAAACAACGTTGACATAAGGGGGTGCGTTCACGAATTCAATCCTTTGGGGCCTGCAGTGAAAGTTCTGCCACGCGTTCACCAAATTTCTTATGAGACTGGGCGACATTTGCATTAAATGACTGAAACCCACGTTTACCATATCTATGATGGCTATGACGCCGTATATCTGAGCCAGTTCCTCTTCCATCACCGCAACGTCAAGAACCATCAGTCCGATTTTGATAAAATCGTCCATGTGGTGAATTTTAGTATTGTGGATTGTTGGTCTTATTATCATGATCATCTGATTCTTGAATGTTTTTTCTAGAATCAAAAAACTGCCCATTTTGACCAACTCCTGGAGCTTGGGAATGCTtggatttctgttggtgaaccATTCCTTTCTGTCCCTACGCATCGTGTAGAAATTGGTCAGTTTCTTTTTGGCCTTCTCCAAATCGAACTTGGACACTCTCAGGAAGGGTAGGAGGTATTTATCCTCTGTTCTTACGTGCAATGCTGGATTCTCTCCagaccattttttcaattcctcCAATCCACATCTTCTACTGGACTCGGTTTCGTTCAAAACGTCCTTGGCGTAGGTTTGTGCTTCTTCTGATAATCGACAGATATACTGCACCGAAGACATCGCCACTAGCAGCAGTTTCTGAACGAACTTTTCTGTTATTAACGTCTCGGCGCACTCATCCAATATGCTCGATAGTATAATTAAAGACTATTAATTCCAAACTATCTGTTTCAGATAATTAGGATCGTCCGAGATACGTACTTTCACCGAGTGTGATAAATCGGAATTGATGACTGAACtttgttttcgaaattgattAAAACAATTAATGCGATTGTCCGACAACGATTGTCTCGGCCGAAGAGGAAATAGGACTTATCTATGTATTTTTAACATTTTCGACGTAGACGCGGGTTGATGTGATTTGTTACTGCATGAGATTGACGAAAAAGTAATCAATGCAGATTGTAGAATCCAAAATAATCGTTTAGACCTCAAAACATATGAtgtgaaattaattttcagcatATGTATATGTGGAAGAAAGGAATATGAGATATATGCTTGTTATTTCAAGATATAGTTGTAAATTAACTCGTCTGTTTATTGAAAATATGGGTATGTACATAgttcaatttcaatttgttgGTATTTGCTTTTATACAAATCGACTTAAATGGCAAGCTCTGATATTGATTACTAATTTTCCATTGGAGTGTTGAATTAGTCTCCAAGAAGATTAAGAATATTCTATAGCTTCTTATTAGTAGCAAAAACGAAAATCAACTTCTCTTTGTTGGTAGTGCCTTGCACAGAACACTAGCTtctaccatagacatagagtttAACATAGACATAAAGTTCTCTGTGTCTATGGCTCCTACCATCTTAGTGTTCTGTGCCTACCATTTCTTGTTTATCTTTCAGAGGTTATATGTCAAGTAAGCAACTTCATCAGctaatttcaataaattcttcACATTTTCATCTCTGCATAAACTAACCATGAACTCGAAATTGCTGATTTTCGATAAGAATCGCACGAAATGGATGATAAAGTATTAGTCAGTCGATAAAGAAAACATAAACCTTCGcttcaaatattgaaatcacATAATAAATAATAGAATTCTGATTGATTTTGATCCGGGTTGTCAAATATAGACCATAGATAGACGAACCAAATTGAAAGCGTTTATCACACAAATAAAGAATGCGGGCGAAATCTTCAAGGTTTCGAACGGTTGAGTGTGAACCAGTTGCTTTTGTTCGTTTCCACTTCCGCCTTGAACTTCTCGTCTTCTGCGAACCATTCCGAGTAAGAAACCAATTTTTCGCTCCAGTACTCCCCCAACTCCGTCAAAGACCCCTCAACGCCTCCGTATTCTTCCGGTAAAATTTCCTTATCAACGAACTTGGCCAAGGACGAGAAGCCATCGTAACAGATGTGCGTCCTCTGTTTCAGTTTCATAGTCATGAACTTCTTGAAGATGTCCAGCACTACGTTGATAAAAGTGGGGGCGTTAACGAATTCTATCCTTTGAGGTCTGCAGTGGAAGTTCTGCCAAGCGTTCACCAAATTCTTTATACGAGTAGGTGTAAGATACTTCAGATGGCCGAAACCAACGTTGACCATGTCGATGATGGCTATGACGCCGTAGATTTGAGCCAGTTCTTCTTCCATCACCGCAACATCTAGTACCATCAGTCCGCTTTTTATGACGTCGTCCAAATGATAGATTTTAGGGTCATGAATGGTTGGTTTCACGATCACGATAATCTGATTCTCGAAGGTTTTCtttaaaaccaaaaaactgCCCATCTTTGTCAACTCCTGGATCTGAGATAATCTtggatttctgttggtgaaccATTCCTTCCTGTCCCTCCGCATCGTGTAGAAATTGGTGAGTTTCCTTTTGGCCTTCTCCAAATCGAACTTGGACACTCTGAGGAAGGGTAAGAGGAACTTTTCTTCTAATCGAACGTGTAAATGAGGATTATCATCAGCCCATTTCTTCAGTTCCTCCAAACCGTACCTCCTGCTACTTTCTGTTTCTCCCAAAACGTCTTTGGCGTAGTTTTGTACTTCATCGGGTAACCGGCATATGTACTGGCTCGCAGACATCACACTGTCAAATTGAACAATTCACTATCCACCACTATCACGTTATGTTGAAACTTCTTCAATTGTACAATTGAAAACAGTCATTTGAACCTATTTACTGCGATTAGTGAGACGCATTTTATAGATAAGACAGTGGGTGAACTTTGTGTGCCTGAAATTCACGAAAACAATGAATTTGACCGCTCGACAGGCTCCAAGTGATGCCCGGATGAGTGATGATTAAGAACAAAGAGGAAACATATATGAGTAGATATACTACTTGGGAAAATTATCTTTGTGAACAAAGGACGACGTTGTTCGTTGTTTACAGTATGCAATAAAAATTGTCGACTTGTTCGAGTGCATTCGTTGCACTCTCCGTATTGCAAATTCTGAAGGTCACAGATGTAACAGTTATTTAATTCTGCTCGGCTCAAGGTCAGACTATTGttgtttattattattcaacataATATATATGTTACCTAAGTTGcaatattcaaattatcttTTTAGCTGAACTACCAACTTAATCTTTGGTTAATTGGTGATACCAAGTTCCGATCAAAGGTTCTAAAGGAAAATATTGTCGATGTTACAGAAGGAATGTTGTACGTTGAAATCATTGTCTATGTGTTTTTCTATGATCATTCTATGATATCTATGACTGGCTTTACATAGCATAGAAGGACTTGTCAGCAGGAAGCACTACATTTGATTCACAAAGTTTCATCTAACGTTTTTGGTAACATAAATAAGTACTTCTAATCGGTACACAAATGCGAACTGGAAGGGTAGTTTTTAAAACTGCATAACTGTATGTGTACATAACCCAGAAACACGACgagaaagattttttttaaacgtTTTTATTTTGAGTCTATGATGACAAAGTAAATATACATTGAGCTAATCTAATCTTTCCTAGACTGATGCTTTAACTGAATAATTGACTGAATGTGTGCACTCGTGGGTAATTGGGCACATTTTCTTCAACTACAAAATCGAGAAATCATTTCGAATAGTCCAAGTACTTATTTATATTCAATGTTTCCCTGGAAATACACATCGTGTTAATGATGAAATTCGTTGTACGTGCTCAATAACGTCGGGTTCAACGCCAAGGacatttatgttttcattaaaTGAACGCATATCGATTTAATCATTTTCCTCATGGTTATGCTCGCATCAACAGCCGTGAAAGCACTTCCCGCTATTTAACTGGACTTCTCATCTGATACTGAGCTCCTCCGTACGAAAAGCGATTATTAATTTCTAACCTGACTCAGCCAGCATCGAAGGTACCACAAGCAGAAGTTTAAATTAATTCTATGACTTCACGTTATCGGTCATCCAATTTCACGCGATTTTCACTGTGTTGAGTTGTTTTCGCCGAAGGTGAACGATGTTGGAAAATGTGGATAGTGAATTTTCTGTGGACATAAAACACTACGCGGAAAATATTCTTCACGAAACTACAGAAAACAGGCAGAAAGGTTTGGAAGAATTGATGAAATGGGCGACAGCGAATTCCAATTTGCATATCAGAACCGACGAAAAATATATCATTCCATTCCTGAGAGGTTGCAAGTTCGATGTGGAGAAAACCAAGGAAAAATTAACACATTTCTACACCATGCGCAGGGATGTACCAGAGTGGTTTACCAATCGAAACCCACATTTGTCGGAAATTCAGGATTTGACCAAAATGGGTACTTTTATAGTACTCAAAGAAACCTTTGAAAACAAGTTGGTAATGATCGTCAGACCAACAATGCCTGATCCTTCGACTTACGATTTGGATACCATAATTAAAACGGGCACTATGATTCTGGATGTTGCTGTAATGGAAGAAGAACTGGCACAAATATACGGGGTGTATGCTATAATAGATCTAAAAAATACAGGTTTTCGGCATGTGAGGCAATACACCCCAACACGAATAAAAAATATCGTTAACGCTTGGCAAAACTACCATTGCAGACCTAAGAAACTCCTCTTTATCAACGCTCCTACGTTCATTCATGTCGTATTGAACATTTTCAAAAGCTTCATGACACAGAAACTGAAAGAAAGAATTCAAGTAAGCTATGAAGGTAATTCTGCTCTTGTAAACTCTATTGATACGTCAATTCTGCCACAAGATTACGGAGGTAACAGAGAAACAATGAGCGAATTAGGGTTGCATTGGATTGAGAAATTGAATTCATATAAAGAGTGGTTTTTTGAAGACGAGAAGTACAAAGCAgattaattattttattatcgataattttttatactAAATTGTGATGTATACTAGAGAAATGCTTCATTAAACTATTTCTGAATAACTCAAACTGAAATTAATTACCATTAGCCAAATTTGTAACATCAAGATTTCCTTTTATTTCACTTTCACCCTCGTtttttcctgaatttttccAATGTCCAATTCTTTCTATACGGTGGCAACACTGATTCATTACTAGTATtctatgaaaataatttgaaattggcGCCAGAGACAGCagagacaggttgtctctggTTGGCGCTTTTTCTTTCTAGTAAATAACTATGCATAATTAACCATAACCCGAAATCGCGGTATATAAATTCCTTTTATCCCAAAATTCATACAgcagtttttttttatccaatagtttgatttattttttctaACGTAGAAAAAAACATGGTGTTCCTCTGCTTTCCCTAATTTTCTTTGAGAGGGAGTGGGGGTGCGGACATTGGACGATggagggcctgttccgatattgctgttagtactggcccgcaatcgaataacaatagaactcgaacgactgggccaataggcatcgtttctgaaatactgacagtactgttcagcaatatcggaacaggcccggACTCTATTGACGATAACAAAGACAATTTTTGCTTTTCATTTCCAGTTCGTTATTAAAAAAGTgttaattttcaattaattccgTCCTGTTCTTGTATTTATgttaatacatttttttattcatcgCTTCAATTAAGGAAAAGTCAATTGAATCCaatttgaggaattgaaaaaaaattgcgcTCCCTGGTTGAGACACAATTTGAATCTGATAATCTGAAATCTCAAAAATGTCCATAAAACTCCTGAAAGATTTCAAACCAGGTCCTCTAGACTTCTACAGAAAAAGAGCTAGTTTTGATTGGAaaaagttgaaagttcttttggATTCTGAGGAGCTAGTAGACTTTCAAGTAAGTTGTACAAATATTGtgtattttttcaatcaagTGACTATGATTTTGCAGGATGAAATTGTTAAAGAATTGGAGAAATATCCAGATTATCAAATGAATTTTTATCCCAAAGGATTAGATGAAAAAAGAAGAATTAGTAACAGGCAAGCCAATATACTATCCAATATTGAATCCTTCAGCTTAACAAATTTAGTGGGCAATTTGAAGAAAATGCCCATGGCAAATAGATTGATTTTACAAATAAATCCTGATGCTTACataaaaaattctgtttcaATGCTTCTATTTACTAATGCTATACAAACTATGGGAACAGAAAGACACTCCAAATATATTGCAGATAGTCAAAACCAAAAGGTGAGAACACTGTTTATTGTTAATGGTAAAGACCTGTAACGGGATGATTCTTTTTAAGGTCCATGGCTGTTTCTGCTTGACTGAAATAGGCCATGGTACCAATACAAAAGGAATGAGAACAACAGCCACATATGATGAAAGCACTAAAGAATTTGTATTGCACAGTCCAGATTTTGAAGCTGCAAAATGTTGGGCTGCTGGCCTTGGTCAAACTGCTTCAGTTGGATGTGTTTTTGCACAGTTGATTGTTAAAGGGGAAAAAAAGGGTTTACATTGCTTCGTGGTACCATTAAGAGATGAGCATACGCTGATTCCATATCCTGGAATAATAATAGGAGATATGGGGGAGAAAATTGGTCTGAATGGATTAGACAATGGGTGAGTGTAGGTATGATGAAATTGTATACCttattatttgtattttttgaagttttgtcATGTTTAAAAACTATCGCATACCGAGGGAAAACCTCCTGAATCGTACTGGAGATGTCACTGAATCTGGAGACTATGTTACCCCTTTTAAAGATCCAAAAAAACGGCATGGGGCTTCTTTAGGTAACCTGTCTGGTGGACGAGTTAACATCACTAATATGGCTGGTGCTTATGGTATAAAAGCTCTAACTATTGCCATACGATATGCTGCTGTTCGGAAGCAGTTCGGGCCAGATGATAAAGAAGAAATACCTATTTTAGAGTATCAAACACATGTAAGTTGGAGAAATAATTGGGTTGTCCGTAATTACTTCGATTTTCATTCAGCAACATCGTCTCCTGCCCCATCTGGCGGCTGTATACGTAACCAGAATTTTCTGCGACTATTTCCAACCTGCTTTTATAGAATTTGTGATGGAATCGATTATAAATCCTAAAAGTGAAAGTTTACCAGATAGGGGTGTGGAAATCCATGCTATTTCGTCTGGTTGTAAACCCTTAGCTGGCTGGGCAATGAGGGATGCTATTCAAGAATGTAGGGAGGCGTGTGGTGGTCATGGATATCTTAAAGGTAATGAGAAGTGTTTATAGGTGGGTAATATTATTCTTGAATATTGCTTTTTTCAATCATCAGCCGCTGGGTTGGGCGAATTACTAAGTTCCAATGACGCTAATTGCACATATGAGGGGGAAAACCATGTCCTCATCCAGCAAACTGCCAACTGGCTTCTTAAGTCCTGGCCATTGATTTTATCAGGCTCCAATATATCTTCTCCCCTCAATTCTATCGACTTTCTAACCAATGCCAAAGGAATATTGAATACCGAATGGACCGCAGACAGTGTTGAAAAATTATGTTCACCTGAGGGTgagtgatttaaaaaaaaaatatgggattAAGACATGAATCAGGTTTCAATATCTTTCAGTTTTGATTCACACCTATCGATGGTTAGTTTGTTATTTACTCAAGGAAACGTATGAAAAATTGAAGCAGTATGGCCAAAATGATATCGATCTTTTCTGGGCGAAAAACAACAACCAAGTGTTCCTAGCCAGGGATTTAGCTGTAGCGTTTACTCAGGTTAGATTCACTCCTCGAGAAATAGCGctgaaatggaataaaattgattaaCCAAAATTATTTCAGCATTTATTCCTTGAACGAATGTTGATTTTCATCAACGAAGCCAATgacgaaaatatcaaaaaagttCTGTCTCGATTATTAGCCCTCTACGCAATAACCTCACTGAACAAGCATCACTTGGCTACCCTATACAGGGGCAGATTCgcgaatggttcagtaccagcACAGTTGATTCAGGATGCTACACTTAAATTGTGTGCCGAACTGAAAGACGACGCTGTTGCTCTTATCGATTCAATTGCTCCACACGATTTTGCAATGAACTCCGTCTTGGGAGCCTCAGATGGTCAAGTGAGTTGTTTTAAATAATGAGGTATCCAAATCTAGCCTATGATTTTTAGGTTTATCAAAGACTTGAATCCTCAATGTTGCAATCTGCCTATGGAATGAGCCGACCATCATGGTGGAAAGAAGTGGCGAATATGGAATCGTATGTTCCTAAATCTAAACTTTGATGTAAACATATAGTATATACTTGTATAATCTTGTTTTAATGGTGCTGTTGGAAAATGTTTTTATATATAAACATGTTGAAATAAATGTTAAGAATAAGAAAAGACTCCCTAAATGAAcataattttattgaaaaacttttttaatCCAAAATACTCTTAATAAAAATCTGATAAAATGGATTGTACAAATTGTACATACTTTGAATCTTCCATTACGTAGGTAGATACACCAATCAAGATTTATCAGTTTTTATATATCTCTCGACTAGTTTATTCGCCTCCGGATCCACCTTGGATAGCTCCCTGAAACCTTCATCATCGACAAAACATATTTCATGGTCATCTGGATCTGCTATAATCAAGACTCGCACATCAGCCTTTCCAGGTGTTGGTAAAACTGTTAGAGGGTGGATTACTTTGACTTTATTTTCCTCTACTTTCTTCGCTAACCCTTCTTGTTCACCGTGGGGACAAGAAAATGCTATTCTTCCAAATGCTTTCGCACGATTTATGGgttcatctgaaaaaaattgaaataggcATTTTTCATATCGATCAACAAACAAATACTAATCTTCTTAATCTTGCCTTGAACTTACCACTTTGCACTAATTCTAATTTGGCTTCTTCTTGCTTGAATCCCAATAATACTGTCTTGTCAGTTCTTTCGAAAATAGTTAAACCAAGGATATTGTTCCAAAATGTTATTGATTTGAGCAGAGCTGAACAACTCAAGGTGACTTTCTGCACTGgatctgtaatttttttttcataaataactgcgtaatttcatgaaaaaaattgaatgttttcctcattttttaaTAGTATTTTGAAGCAAATTCCAAGTTATCCGAATATGTTTGTAAGTGTTCAAGATGATTTGAATTAATCAGAAAACAAAGAGAGGAACAGATACTGTATAATTCCTCATCAAATATTTAAACTTAATTATAGCCACTGGAAATAGCATTGTTTTCCAGACCTTTCAGTAGAAGGATTACAAATATTATTTTCGACAAAATTCACTATTTTACAAGTTAATTACCAGAATTTGTGGGTTGTGGCTCATCAAGTATCCTGAATTTGTATCCCCCAGGAGCTTCAAGTGTGTTGTCCGGCAGGACAGGCCAGTTTTCCATTTTGGCCCTTTCCAAAGCTTCCCTACTTTTGATAGTCATGGAAATGAAATCGTTTCCTTTTTCATACGATTTTATTCCATAATTATAAGTTAATTCTACCACAAAATGATTGTCCTCAGGACCGTAGCCAATCATAGTTTTGCTCCATCTATTTGCATAGGGTCTGTAAAATTTGGAATggtagaaattgaaatgaagtTCAATTTATcagatccaaaaaaaaattcgtttttcaGATGATTGAATTTCATTTAACGCTACGTAAATTCATTGTGGGAAGC
Above is a window of Coccinella septempunctata chromosome 5, icCocSept1.1, whole genome shotgun sequence DNA encoding:
- the LOC123313791 gene encoding retinol-binding protein pinta-like, which gives rise to MLENVDSEFSVDIKHYAENILHETTENRQKGLEELMKWATANSNLHIRTDEKYIIPFLRGCKFDVEKTKEKLTHFYTMRRDVPEWFTNRNPHLSEIQDLTKMGTFIVLKETFENKLVMIVRPTMPDPSTYDLDTIIKTGTMILDVAVMEEELAQIYGVYAIIDLKNTGFRHVRQYTPTRIKNIVNAWQNYHCRPKKLLFINAPTFIHVVLNIFKSFMTQKLKERIQVSYEGNSALVNSIDTSILPQDYGGNRETMSELGLHWIEKLNSYKEWFFEDEKYKAD
- the LOC123313788 gene encoding A-kinase anchor protein 10, mitochondrial; its protein translation is MLQFWKKSGQKNRVGTNLLGSNYNESLPQYVRPSKTTENFEYVQISEEILDSGTEVNLKKSSIARTLPEILQDKNAVNHFIQFMESRESEAYVLCWLDIETFKVDIPKISSPISLSVTEHDSLSVSTDSDSIISSVSSEFSEGRGSNLGKNPNHNCDKESSDISISPKSYKNFKEKNDLVDMDLLTRNALIIFKKYIAQEAILNIKCNDNIRKDLIENICDNTKLISENCFSKVQNHVYNMMDKEYFESFLLSDFYCKYQIDVLTSGNIVLYDILSNETALFYFMEYLEQEDQRHLLEFWMAATNFQQQLKNQGEFFDPVEAQNDAVVLYDKYFSLQALCPLGLGDKVRLSLEQKICGENGVTLDSFNLAISIVEKILEKYFIQPFLESQLFYKFLSELINTVQSNGYATSIQKHKRSPSDGDSEHSFASSTFLAMEMNHNPVKKYTKASADMTIDTRELYDPDSLWKQRRKSRLLCGHVNDLGRFETEFEPEPDRGQFNLKDVVRKFVSLEEEQKRKEEMAWQVAEMIVRDITNITLNNN
- the LOC123313792 gene encoding retinol-binding protein pinta-like, translated to METSDDSSSSLEIENPTTTSLNENKESLDKSLRHLKKWVEENKNLHIRNEDKYIVIFLRCCKYDLAKTKKKIEDFYRMKKTRHQLFTNRDPFSAEVQGLIKMGTFFVLKNPQGNCPVVIIRPSIRDPSIYNMDQVLKSGSMVMDVLAMEDELAQLYGIITVVDLTNTGLSNVTELSVSRLKDMVSVWQNYYCRPQKILFINVPAYINVFLKMVKSFMTAKMRGRVEVNRGSDALTEVLDKKILPPEYGGEGETIEELSCYWANKLTSYFQWFKEDEKFKAI
- the LOC123313789 gene encoding retinol-binding protein pinta-like; translated protein: MSASQYICRLPDEVQNYAKDVLGETESSRRYGLEELKKWADDNPHLHVRLEEKFLLPFLRVSKFDLEKAKRKLTNFYTMRRDRKEWFTNRNPRLSQIQELTKMGSFLVLKKTFENQIIVIVKPTIHDPKIYHLDDVIKSGLMVLDVAVMEEELAQIYGVIAIIDMVNVGFGHLKYLTPTRIKNLVNAWQNFHCRPQRIEFVNAPTFINVVLDIFKKFMTMKLKQRTHICYDGFSSLAKFVDKEILPEEYGGVEGSLTELGEYWSEKLVSYSEWFAEDEKFKAEVETNKSNWFTLNRSKP
- the LOC123313790 gene encoding retinol-binding protein pinta-like encodes the protein MSSVQYICRLSEEAQTYAKDVLNETESSRRCGLEELKKWSGENPALHVRTEDKYLLPFLRVSKFDLEKAKKKLTNFYTMRRDRKEWFTNRNPSIPKLQELVKMGSFLILEKTFKNQMIMIIRPTIHNTKIHHMDDFIKIGLMVLDVAVMEEELAQIYGVIAIIDMVNVGFSHLMQMSPSLIRNLVNAWQNFHCRPQRIEFVNAPPYVNVVLDVFKNFMSAKLKQRTHVCHDGFSSVAKFVDEDILPIEYGGSNGTLEDLGRYWSEKLISYSEWFAEDEKYKAENEVKTGWFSLFRPNP